In one Campylobacter insulaenigrae NCTC 12927 genomic region, the following are encoded:
- a CDS encoding class 1 fructose-bisphosphatase translates to MQEIIQNIQKAIIEISQELRYLKDFDYTTSQNATGDTQLKLDVKSDEIITKFLKQAKGIKSLISEEKQEQMLLNENEEYVVAYDPLDGSSLVDVNFSIGSIFAIYKNEAKAKQLKASVYAIYGVRLELVVCIDIPKLYRLNQNNEFVFVKDLILSEKGKINASGGTQKNWSNIHRNFIKSLFDEGYRLRYSGAMVSDLHQILLKGGGLFSYPSTSDAPNGKLRAYFEVFPFAFIFEKANGFSSDGKNNSLLDLEFDKIHANTPCFLGSKYEIEKLKQVYKGL, encoded by the coding sequence ATGCAAGAGATAATCCAAAATATACAAAAGGCTATAATAGAAATTTCGCAAGAATTAAGATATTTAAAAGATTTTGATTATACTACTTCACAAAATGCAACAGGCGATACACAGCTTAAACTTGATGTTAAAAGTGATGAAATCATTACAAAATTTTTAAAACAAGCAAAAGGTATAAAAAGTCTTATTAGCGAAGAAAAGCAAGAGCAAATGTTACTTAATGAAAATGAAGAATACGTGGTTGCATACGATCCTTTAGATGGTTCTTCCTTGGTTGATGTGAATTTTTCTATAGGGTCAATTTTTGCTATTTATAAAAATGAAGCAAAAGCAAAACAATTAAAAGCATCAGTTTATGCTATTTATGGAGTTCGTTTGGAGCTTGTTGTGTGTATTGATATACCTAAATTATATAGACTTAATCAAAATAATGAGTTTGTTTTTGTAAAAGATTTGATTTTAAGCGAAAAAGGGAAAATTAATGCAAGTGGCGGGACGCAAAAGAATTGGTCAAATATCCATAGAAATTTTATAAAATCATTATTTGATGAGGGATATCGCTTGAGATATTCTGGTGCTATGGTAAGCGATTTACATCAAATTTTACTAAAAGGTGGAGGTTTGTTTTCATATCCTTCTACAAGTGATGCACCTAATGGAAAATTAAGAGCTTATTTTGAAGTTTTCCCTTTTGCATTTATTTTCGAAAAAGCAAATGGATTTTCTAGTGATGGAAAAAACAATTCTTTGTTGGATTTAGAATTTGATAAAATTCATGCTAATACTCCATGCTTCTTAGGTTCAAAATATGAAATTGAAAAATTAAAACAAGTGTATAAAGGTCTTTAA
- a CDS encoding PepSY-like domain-containing protein: MKVKLILSALMLTSVIFAKDMIVGENALPENSKSFIKQYFSNANITLVKQDIDSFDVYLDNGTELEFFSNGDWKEIDSKYNPMNTSFLNQNILKTIKKMHPNANIIKAEKEVQGFKFKLNNMMEIYIDANGNFLGQKLDD; encoded by the coding sequence ATGAAGGTAAAATTAATTTTATCGGCTCTAATGTTAACAAGTGTTATCTTTGCAAAAGATATGATTGTAGGAGAAAACGCTCTCCCAGAAAATTCAAAATCATTTATAAAGCAATATTTTTCAAATGCCAATATTACGTTAGTAAAACAAGATATTGATAGTTTTGATGTTTATTTAGATAATGGTACTGAACTTGAATTTTTTTCTAATGGTGATTGGAAAGAGATAGATTCAAAATACAATCCTATGAATACTTCTTTTTTGAATCAAAATATTTTAAAAACAATTAAAAAAATGCATCCTAATGCAAATATTATCAAAGCAGAAAAAGAAGTACAAGGATTTAAATTTAAACTAAATAATATGATGGAAATTTATATTGACGCTAATGGCAATTTTTTAGGACAAAAACTTGACGATTAA
- the gltX gene encoding glutamate--tRNA ligase: MYRFAPSPTGDMHIGNLRAALFNYIKSRQENIDFILRIEDTDNVRNIAGKEEEIKDILTKFGITWQHYYVQSENLKFHRQMALKLVSEKKAFACFCTEDDLAKKKELAKSKNQAYRYDGTCEKLSDIDVLNCEKPFVIRLKKPCKEMKFMDFIKGEITFNSTDIDSFVIMRADKTPTYNFACAIDDMLEGVTCIIRGEDHVSNTPKQEYIRASLDYDKNMTYAHLPIILNEDGVKMSKREAHSSVKWMLDNGYLASAIANYLILLGNKTPKEIFTLEEAIEWFDLSKISKSPARFDTKRLMQINREHIKMLDDNELNKYLQFGQDVAQLAKFYTQEASTLNEIKEKIQMIFSSKNYEEFVNECNLIKGVLIDQELPMDYETFKKDLMEKTALKGKNFFMPLRLVLTGVKHGPELSDLYILIRPFIQEIIRK, translated from the coding sequence ATGTATAGGTTTGCGCCTTCGCCGACTGGAGATATGCATATTGGAAATTTAAGAGCAGCTTTGTTTAATTATATTAAATCAAGACAAGAAAACATTGATTTTATTTTGCGTATAGAAGATACGGACAATGTTAGAAATATAGCAGGTAAAGAAGAAGAAATTAAAGATATTTTGACTAAATTTGGTATTACTTGGCAACATTATTATGTTCAAAGTGAGAATTTGAAATTTCATCGTCAAATGGCTTTAAAATTAGTAAGTGAAAAAAAAGCTTTTGCATGTTTTTGCACAGAAGATGATTTGGCAAAAAAGAAAGAGCTTGCAAAATCAAAAAATCAGGCTTATAGATATGATGGTACATGTGAGAAGTTGAGTGATATTGATGTTTTAAATTGTGAAAAACCATTTGTTATAAGATTAAAAAAACCTTGTAAAGAAATGAAATTTATGGATTTTATTAAAGGAGAAATCACTTTTAACTCAACAGACATAGATAGTTTTGTCATAATGCGAGCTGATAAAACTCCAACTTATAATTTTGCGTGTGCTATTGATGATATGCTTGAAGGTGTAACTTGTATTATCAGAGGAGAAGATCATGTTTCAAATACGCCTAAACAAGAGTATATTAGAGCAAGTTTGGATTATGATAAAAATATGACCTATGCCCATTTGCCTATAATTTTAAACGAAGATGGTGTTAAGATGAGTAAAAGAGAAGCCCATTCTAGTGTCAAATGGATGCTTGATAATGGGTATTTAGCTAGCGCGATTGCTAATTATCTTATATTGTTAGGGAATAAAACTCCTAAAGAAATTTTTACATTAGAAGAAGCTATTGAGTGGTTTGATCTAAGTAAAATATCAAAATCACCTGCAAGATTTGATACTAAGCGTTTGATGCAAATTAATCGTGAGCATATAAAAATGCTAGATGATAATGAATTAAACAAATACTTACAATTTGGTCAAGATGTAGCACAATTAGCTAAATTCTATACTCAAGAAGCTAGTACTTTAAATGAAATAAAGGAAAAAATTCAAATGATTTTTTCTTCTAAAAATTATGAAGAATTTGTAAATGAATGCAACCTTATAAAAGGTGTTTTGATAGATCAAGAATTACCAATGGATTATGAAACATTTAAAAAAGATCTTATGGAAAAAACGGCTTTAAAAGGGAAGAACTTTTTTATGCCATTGCGTTTAGTTTTAACAGGTGTAAAACATGGACCAGAATTAAGTGATTTATATATTTTAATTAGACCTTTTATACAAGAAATTATAAGGAAGTAA
- a CDS encoding soluble lytic murein transglycosylase, which translates to MKKSLIVFILSVIFADCAPYSYKELEKKPNSLAKDYYLYRLLEVNKIKKNDIKTLKGHIYRYAGRIKTAIEAIIPPLGYNKEYELCYKFNAQNILDANLTCQLVRLNSLTFVQDLNSSTKELIKKNIPSENAKISKLLDAFDSKDPLNYVISNYDSSNFYRIYEFDNNQKDFFLEKEFLNELALEKEFTNFIKEIIIKKKNPLMRKSLVNIDANLTHQDNAFYLGINAILENNDTKAFDFFKVAKNTFQSQNLIDNATFWLYQLSKDEQYLEELSQSNSLNIYSLYAKELKQQPIHKIEILNPQKEKNDFNMKDPFAWQELSKKINNTPKKDLAKMAKEFYTKENIAIYAYIQERVEGFSKNYFIMPYFSYLKDYDVKRQAMILALARQESRFIPTAISTSYALGLMQFIPFLANHIGNQELQIKNFDQDMLFDPKIAYQFANHHLDYLESKLNSPVFVAYAYNGGIGFTTRMLKRDDMFKDGKYEPFLSMELVPYAESRNYAKKVLANYVVYLHLLNDNTPISKFFENLIQNTDSQNKSLAAN; encoded by the coding sequence TTGAAAAAAAGTTTAATAGTATTTATTTTGAGTGTTATTTTTGCAGATTGTGCACCATATTCGTATAAAGAATTAGAGAAAAAACCAAATTCTTTAGCTAAGGATTATTATCTTTATCGTTTGTTAGAAGTTAATAAGATTAAAAAAAATGATATTAAAACTTTAAAAGGACATATTTATCGTTATGCAGGTCGTATAAAAACTGCAATAGAAGCTATAATTCCACCGTTAGGTTATAATAAAGAATATGAACTTTGTTATAAATTTAATGCACAAAACATATTAGATGCAAATTTAACATGTCAATTGGTGAGATTAAATAGTTTAACTTTTGTACAGGATTTAAATTCTTCTACAAAAGAGTTGATAAAAAAGAATATTCCATCTGAAAATGCTAAAATATCAAAATTATTAGATGCCTTTGATTCCAAAGATCCTTTAAATTATGTTATTTCAAATTATGATAGTTCAAATTTTTATAGAATTTATGAATTTGATAATAATCAAAAAGATTTTTTTCTTGAAAAAGAATTTTTAAATGAACTTGCTTTAGAAAAAGAATTTACAAATTTCATAAAAGAAATTATTATCAAGAAGAAAAATCCTTTAATGCGAAAATCTTTAGTAAATATTGATGCGAATTTAACCCATCAAGATAATGCATTTTATCTTGGTATAAATGCTATTTTAGAAAATAATGATACAAAAGCATTTGATTTTTTTAAGGTGGCAAAAAATACATTTCAAAGTCAAAATTTGATAGATAATGCAACTTTTTGGCTTTATCAATTAAGCAAAGATGAACAATATCTTGAAGAATTATCTCAAAGCAATTCTTTAAATATTTATAGTCTTTACGCAAAAGAATTAAAGCAACAACCTATACATAAAATCGAAATTCTTAATCCTCAAAAAGAAAAAAATGATTTTAATATGAAAGATCCTTTTGCTTGGCAAGAACTCTCTAAGAAAATTAACAACACGCCAAAAAAAGATTTGGCTAAAATGGCAAAAGAATTTTATACTAAAGAAAATATAGCAATTTATGCTTATATACAAGAAAGAGTAGAAGGATTTAGTAAAAATTATTTCATAATGCCATATTTTAGTTACTTGAAAGATTATGATGTTAAAAGACAAGCTATGATATTGGCGCTTGCTAGACAAGAAAGTCGCTTTATACCCACAGCAATTTCCACATCTTATGCTTTAGGATTAATGCAATTTATACCATTTTTAGCAAATCATATAGGTAATCAAGAACTTCAAATTAAAAATTTTGATCAAGATATGTTATTTGATCCAAAAATAGCATATCAGTTTGCAAATCATCATTTAGATTATCTTGAATCTAAATTAAATTCTCCAGTTTTTGTAGCCTATGCTTATAATGGTGGTATAGGTTTTACAACTAGAATGTTAAAAAGAGATGATATGTTCAAAGATGGAAAATACGAACCATTTTTATCTATGGAACTTGTGCCATATGCTGAAAGCAGGAATTATGCGAAAAAAGTTTTGGCTAATTATGTTGTTTATCTTCATCTTCTGAACGATAATACACCGATTTCGAAATTTTTTGAAAATTTGATTCAAAACACTGATTCTCAAAACAAGAGTTTAGCTGCAAACTAG
- the mobB gene encoding molybdopterin-guanine dinucleotide biosynthesis protein B, which yields MKRLAMAFSGPSNSGKTTLITKVASYFMDQNFKVCIIKHDPGDKACFDNARKDSFKFFQSGADVMVLSPTRTTLFQHACSDLDKAVAMFDDFDFLFIEGLKTLSMPRISVFCKDVDEEYFDYSNAVASYKKIDHKNVAWLDLNDLEGICDFILKNSKKV from the coding sequence ATGAAAAGATTAGCTATGGCATTTAGCGGTCCTTCAAATTCAGGTAAAACTACACTTATTACAAAAGTTGCTAGTTATTTTATGGATCAAAATTTTAAAGTATGTATTATAAAACATGATCCAGGAGATAAAGCTTGTTTTGATAATGCAAGAAAAGATAGCTTTAAATTTTTCCAAAGTGGAGCGGATGTAATGGTTTTAAGCCCGACTAGAACAACTTTGTTTCAACATGCTTGTAGTGATTTAGATAAAGCTGTTGCAATGTTTGATGATTTTGATTTTTTATTTATAGAAGGATTAAAAACTTTATCTATGCCAAGAATTAGTGTTTTTTGTAAAGATGTAGATGAGGAATATTTTGATTATTCTAATGCAGTTGCAAGCTATAAAAAAATTGATCACAAAAATGTTGCTTGGCTTGATTTAAATGATTTAGAAGGTATTTGTGATTTTATATTAAAAAATTCTAAAAAAGTTTAA
- the metG gene encoding methionine--tRNA ligase, giving the protein MRYITTPIYYVNDVAHIGHAYTTIIADVFARFYRLKGHKTYFLTGTDEHGQKIEQSAKLRQFTPREYANEISAKFKNLWDEFEISYDQFIRTTDENHKLSVQKAFKKMFDKGDIYKGTYEGFYCMSCESYFTQTQLINECNCPDCGKKTELLKEESYFFRLSKYQDKILRWYKEQEPIMPKNKANELINFVENGLKDLSITRTSFEWGIKLPKELNDEKHVIYVWLDALMNYVSALGYGLNEEKMDFWPAYIHFVGKDILRFHAIYWPAFLMSLELPLPKFIAAHGWWTKDGEKMSKSKGNVVSPKEVAETFGLESFRYFLLREIPFGNDGDFSDKALITRINAELSNELGNLLNRIIGMSAKYSNNIIKSENIMEFFTEEIQECKVYIENAIEALESIQPNKFLEELFKALSLANSSVSKYEPWNLIKNQEVKKANALVALCANILAKVTILLSVVMPKTSNKIAQAMNFSISTSDYQELIKQDKIIDFQTKTCEVLFPKIELKQEIDRKENEKISSLTQIKIDDFKKIEIKVALVKACEKVEGSDKLLKFQLELENGEIRQVLSGIAKFYKTEELIGKQVCVITNLKKAKIFGYESQGMILSAQKDEKLVLITPQNFIANGALIG; this is encoded by the coding sequence ATGCGTTATATTACTACTCCTATATATTATGTAAACGATGTTGCACATATAGGTCATGCTTATACTACCATCATAGCTGATGTATTTGCAAGATTTTATCGTTTAAAAGGTCATAAAACTTATTTTTTAACAGGCACTGATGAGCATGGGCAAAAAATTGAGCAATCAGCTAAATTAAGACAATTTACTCCTAGAGAATATGCAAATGAAATAAGCGCTAAATTTAAAAATCTTTGGGATGAATTTGAAATTTCTTATGATCAGTTTATAAGAACTACGGATGAAAATCATAAATTAAGTGTTCAAAAAGCTTTTAAGAAAATGTTTGACAAAGGTGATATTTATAAAGGGACTTATGAGGGATTTTATTGTATGTCTTGTGAAAGCTATTTTACCCAAACTCAGCTTATTAACGAGTGTAATTGTCCTGATTGTGGCAAAAAAACGGAGCTTTTAAAAGAAGAAAGTTATTTTTTTAGATTATCAAAATATCAAGATAAGATTTTACGATGGTATAAAGAGCAAGAGCCAATTATGCCAAAAAACAAAGCCAATGAGTTGATTAATTTTGTTGAAAATGGCTTAAAAGATCTTTCTATTACTAGAACTAGTTTTGAATGGGGTATAAAACTACCAAAGGAATTAAATGACGAAAAACATGTAATTTATGTATGGCTTGATGCTCTTATGAATTATGTGAGTGCCTTAGGTTACGGTCTTAATGAAGAAAAAATGGATTTTTGGCCAGCTTATATACATTTTGTAGGTAAAGATATTTTGCGTTTTCATGCTATCTATTGGCCTGCTTTTTTAATGAGCTTAGAACTTCCATTGCCAAAATTTATTGCCGCGCATGGTTGGTGGACTAAAGATGGAGAAAAAATGAGTAAATCAAAAGGAAATGTTGTATCTCCAAAAGAGGTAGCAGAAACTTTTGGTTTGGAAAGTTTTAGATATTTTTTATTAAGAGAAATTCCTTTTGGTAATGATGGTGATTTTAGTGACAAAGCTTTGATTACAAGAATTAATGCAGAATTAAGTAATGAATTAGGAAATTTATTAAATAGAATTATTGGAATGAGTGCAAAATATTCCAATAACATAATTAAATCAGAAAATATAATGGAATTTTTCACAGAAGAAATTCAAGAATGTAAAGTATATATAGAAAATGCTATAGAGGCTCTAGAAAGTATCCAACCTAATAAATTTTTAGAAGAACTTTTTAAAGCCTTATCTTTAGCAAATTCAAGTGTTAGTAAATATGAACCTTGGAATTTAATAAAAAATCAAGAAGTTAAAAAAGCAAATGCATTGGTTGCTTTATGTGCTAATATTTTAGCTAAAGTTACAATTTTACTTTCTGTGGTTATGCCAAAAACTTCGAATAAAATAGCTCAAGCTATGAATTTTTCAATTTCTACTTCGGATTATCAAGAATTAATTAAGCAAGATAAAATTATAGATTTTCAAACAAAAACTTGTGAAGTTTTATTTCCTAAAATAGAATTAAAACAGGAAATAGATAGAAAAGAAAATGAAAAAATATCAAGTTTAACTCAAATTAAAATTGACGACTTTAAGAAAATTGAGATTAAGGTTGCTTTGGTGAAAGCGTGTGAAAAGGTAGAAGGTAGTGATAAGCTTTTAAAATTCCAACTTGAGCTCGAAAATGGAGAAATAAGACAGGTTCTTTCTGGTATTGCTAAATTTTATAAGACAGAAGAATTAATTGGTAAGCAAGTTTGTGTGATTACAAATCTTAAAAAAGCTAAAATTTTTGGATATGAAAGTCAAGGTATGATTTTAAGTGCACAAAAAGATGAAAAATTGGTTTTAATTACACCACAAAATTTTATCGCAAATGGTGCATTAATAGGATAA
- a CDS encoding nickel-dependent hydrogenase large subunit: protein MSKKIIIDPLTRIEGHLRVEVIVDDNNVIKEAYSGSTLWRGLETIVKGRDPRDAGFLTQRICGVCTFSHYRAGIIAVENALGITPPLNAILTRTLMNAALYLHDHVVHFYQLHGLDFVDVVSALSADVKKASDEAFKYTDIPYATGADKLLEVQQKLKTFVDKGNLGPFANAYYGHPTYRFTPEQNLIALSHYLECLRIQRVIAQAMAIFGAKNPHPQSLTVGGVTCVMDLLNPSRMAEYMTKFQEVADFVNRAYYPDLIMAAKAYSQEASVLNDVGVNNFYTEREFQISKDEWLFEGGIIKNGDLSKVEEVDEEKITEEATRSWYADNEPLHPYDGKTNPNYTGLVDGESIDDKGNQVHSKVFDTKGKYSWIKAPRYENLPMQVGPLANMLVNYAKGNQLVVEATDAFLKASGLPLNALMSTLGRTGARAIEAKIISDNGLRAFNSLVENLKSDENTCATYMIDKNKEYKGRFMGSAPRGALSHWCRIKDGVIENWQAVVPSTWNASPKDSNGIGGSYEQCLIGTKLADVKQPLEVIRAIHSYDPCIACAVHVMDTKGNNLSEYKVNVNL from the coding sequence ATGTCAAAAAAAATTATCATCGACCCGCTTACTAGAATTGAAGGACATTTAAGAGTTGAAGTGATTGTAGATGACAATAATGTTATCAAAGAAGCTTATTCAGGTTCCACATTATGGAGGGGTTTAGAAACAATTGTAAAGGGTAGAGATCCTAGAGATGCAGGTTTTTTAACCCAAAGAATTTGTGGTGTTTGTACATTTTCACATTATAGAGCAGGAATTATAGCTGTAGAAAATGCCTTAGGAATTACTCCTCCTTTAAATGCGATATTAACCAGAACTTTGATGAATGCAGCACTATATTTGCATGATCATGTGGTACATTTTTATCAACTTCATGGTTTGGATTTTGTTGATGTTGTAAGTGCTTTAAGTGCTGATGTAAAAAAAGCAAGTGATGAGGCTTTTAAATATACAGATATTCCGTATGCAACTGGAGCAGACAAGCTTTTAGAGGTGCAGCAAAAATTAAAAACTTTTGTGGATAAGGGTAATCTTGGTCCATTTGCTAATGCTTATTATGGGCATCCAACTTATCGTTTTACACCAGAACAAAATTTAATTGCGTTGTCTCATTATTTAGAGTGTTTAAGAATTCAAAGAGTTATTGCTCAAGCTATGGCTATATTTGGAGCTAAAAATCCTCATCCACAGAGTTTAACTGTAGGTGGAGTTACTTGTGTTATGGATCTTTTAAATCCATCTAGGATGGCTGAATATATGACAAAATTTCAAGAAGTAGCTGATTTTGTTAATCGTGCTTATTATCCAGATTTAATTATGGCTGCTAAGGCTTATTCTCAAGAAGCAAGTGTATTAAATGATGTAGGTGTAAATAATTTTTACACAGAAAGAGAATTTCAAATTTCTAAAGATGAGTGGTTATTTGAAGGTGGAATTATTAAAAATGGTGATTTAAGTAAAGTTGAAGAGGTTGACGAAGAAAAAATTACTGAAGAAGCTACTAGATCTTGGTATGCTGATAATGAGCCGCTTCATCCTTATGATGGTAAAACAAATCCAAATTATACAGGTTTAGTAGACGGAGAAAGTATTGACGATAAAGGGAATCAAGTTCATAGCAAGGTATTTGATACAAAAGGTAAATATAGCTGGATTAAAGCTCCAAGATATGAGAATTTACCAATGCAAGTTGGTCCATTAGCAAATATGTTGGTTAATTATGCAAAAGGTAATCAATTAGTAGTAGAGGCAACTGACGCATTTTTGAAAGCAAGTGGTTTACCGCTTAATGCATTAATGAGTACTTTGGGTAGAACAGGGGCAAGAGCTATTGAAGCAAAAATTATTTCTGATAATGGATTAAGAGCTTTTAATTCTTTAGTTGAAAATCTAAAATCAGATGAAAATACTTGTGCTACTTATATGATTGATAAAAATAAAGAATATAAGGGTAGATTTATGGGTAGTGCTCCTCGTGGCGCGTTGAGTCATTGGTGTAGAATTAAAGATGGTGTTATTGAAAATTGGCAAGCTGTTGTTCCATCTACCTGGAATGCAAGCCCAAAAGACTCTAATGGAATAGGTGGAAGTTATGAGCAATGTCTTATTGGTACAAAATTAGCTGATGTCAAACAACCTTTAGAAGTAATTAGGGCAATACATTCTTATGATCCTTGTATTGCTTGTGCGGTGCATGTGATGGATACTAAGGGTAATAATCTTAGTGAGTACAAAGTAAATGTAAATTTATAA
- the cybH gene encoding Ni/Fe-hydrogenase, b-type cytochrome subunit, with translation MDSKYSLKSNRKAEYEFSIGLRFTHWIRAIAIVILVGTGYYISYVFQSPSISSEPTLFMQAKYRMVHQIFGFILIACIIFKTYLFFCDAKSFGERKSIKDIFNIKIWVEQIKFYIFLGKHPKLQGVYNPLQFVTYLFFYFVIFGIILTGLILYMNVYHEGLGGFLYSILKPIEAMLGGLADVRTYHRVLMWVILIFIPIHIYMAVFNAVKGKDGALDAIFSGYKFVKENH, from the coding sequence ATGGATTCTAAATACTCCTTGAAATCAAATAGAAAAGCAGAATACGAATTTAGTATTGGTCTTCGTTTTACGCATTGGATAAGAGCTATTGCGATTGTGATTTTAGTGGGAACTGGATATTACATTTCTTATGTATTTCAATCTCCTTCTATATCATCAGAACCAACTTTATTCATGCAGGCAAAATATCGTATGGTGCATCAAATTTTTGGTTTTATATTAATTGCATGTATAATTTTTAAAACTTATTTATTCTTTTGCGATGCTAAAAGTTTTGGAGAAAGAAAGAGTATTAAAGATATTTTTAATATTAAGATATGGGTGGAGCAAATTAAATTTTATATTTTCTTAGGTAAGCATCCAAAATTGCAAGGGGTATATAATCCTTTGCAATTTGTAACATATCTTTTCTTTTATTTTGTTATATTTGGAATTATTTTAACAGGATTAATTCTATATATGAATGTTTATCACGAAGGTTTAGGTGGTTTTTTATATAGTATATTAAAGCCAATTGAAGCGATGCTGGGTGGTTTAGCTGATGTTAGAACTTATCACAGAGTTTTAATGTGGGTTATATTGATTTTTATTCCGATTCATATTTACATGGCTGTATTTAATGCAGTAAAAGGTAAAGATGGAGCTTTAGATGCTATTTTTAGTGGTTATAAATTTGTAAAAGAAAATCATTGA
- a CDS encoding [NiFe] hydrogenase maturation protease HydD, which produces MKILVLGIGNIMFADEGLGVHLCKLLEKNYSFHHDIDSVDFVDGGTLALQLSYIIAQYDEMVVIDCIAADDAQIGDIFFFSYEAMPKKVNWSGSAHEVEMLQTLQYMELMGDLPKTKILACVPKRIEPLSFNLSNEILPSLNKMEKILINFFIDKGFVCKKIADYKIEELALNSYKN; this is translated from the coding sequence TTGAAGATATTAGTTCTTGGAATTGGAAATATTATGTTTGCAGATGAAGGTTTAGGCGTTCATCTTTGCAAACTTTTAGAAAAAAATTATAGTTTTCATCATGATATAGATAGTGTTGATTTTGTTGATGGTGGAACTTTAGCATTACAACTGAGCTATATTATCGCTCAATATGATGAAATGGTAGTGATTGACTGTATTGCAGCTGATGATGCACAAATAGGAGATATTTTCTTCTTTTCTTATGAAGCTATGCCAAAAAAGGTCAACTGGAGTGGTAGTGCTCATGAGGTTGAAATGCTTCAAACATTACAATATATGGAATTGATGGGAGATCTTCCTAAAACTAAAATTTTAGCTTGTGTCCCTAAACGCATAGAACCACTAAGTTTTAATCTTTCTAATGAAATTTTGCCTTCTTTAAATAAGATGGAAAAAATTTTAATAAACTTTTTTATAGATAAAGGCTTTGTTTGTAAAAAAATTGCAGATTATAAAATTGAAGAACTTGCGCTAAATTCATATAAAAATTAA
- a CDS encoding YggT family protein, with translation MDIGSSLIISLVQIFSLIIDIYVWIIIISALISWVRPDPYNPIVQILYRLSEPAYALVKRFIPTTIGSIDLAPLIIILLLKFIQIFLSNLILGSL, from the coding sequence ATGGATATTGGTTCAAGTTTAATTATATCGTTAGTTCAAATTTTTTCATTGATTATTGATATTTACGTTTGGATTATAATAATTTCTGCTTTAATTTCTTGGGTTAGACCTGATCCATATAATCCTATAGTGCAAATTCTATATCGTTTAAGTGAGCCAGCTTATGCTTTGGTTAAAAGATTTATTCCAACAACAATAGGAAGCATAGACTTAGCTCCTTTGATTATTATTTTATTACTTAAGTTTATACAAATATTTTTGTCAAATTTAATTTTAGGAAGTTTATAA